tgtgtCCTGTAGTGGCTTTTCATTTGTGAGTGATACGAAAATCCTTTCCCACATACAGAACAACAGAATCGTTTCTGTCCTGTGTGACTTTTGCGATGCTCTGAAAGGTTCCAGCGACgagtaaaacatttcccacaatcAGAACAAGaatatggtttctctcctgtgtgagttgTGTAATGCTCAGTAAGATTCACTCGCCGactaaaacatttcccacatacaGAACAagagaatggtttctctcctgtgtgactgCGCACATGTACAATAAGGTCGTAATGACACACAAAACTTTTCTTACACAGAGAACAGACAAAAGGATTTGCTCCCATGTGAGTTTCCTGATGCCTAAGAAGATCAGCCTCAGTAGTAAAACATTTATGGCACTCAGAACAGTTGTACATCCCCGTGTTGGGAGTAGGATTATCTGTTCCCTGTGTCTGTTCTGTAaatggattaatgctgcaatctgattggcttTCCCCTTCACATGAAGCTGACAAACTGGTATTTAGGTTGCATCGTATCATTGCCGCAGATGTATTGGTTTCCATTATTGATTCtgaaacaataataattctgaaaTCAGAATGGTTTCCTTCAGGCCATAATGCCACCTCCTCTTTTATATCATCTGCAGAGCTGTTATTCAGGCTGtatcccatgataggagtaggtgtatttgttccctgtatctgttctgtaaatggattaatgctgcaatctgattgttTTCCTCCGTCCCATGAATCCATTTCTTCTTTAATCCCATTGGCTGGTGGTGGCTGTTCAGCTGGAGAAATTTCATGGTTTGTGATATTTCCATCAGTCCCAGTCTTGCTTGGctcattattataacataatgTTCCTCCCAGATCAGATGGAATATCTCTCTTATCTTCATATTCACAGTCTGGCAAAGATACAAGCAGGAGAAATCATCacaatttatacatatatgtagaGATTCATTGTGTCAGGAGCAGGCCAAGCCGAgtaggcaccctaggcaacctggcccaCCCCCACACCTCCGATCTTGCATGCGCCATATGTGAGGGTagagtgacagagggaaggagagaagggaaggaCAGAGGACAACacagactaggagtaggcagaagacactttaacaggtatctgcccagcaccccccaatcattgtgccctaggcaggtgcctcttctgccttcccctagttgtagtatatacagtatatataaaacctTTATGTGGCGCTTAGTCCAATCTCACTGTGACCCAAAGGCACAACACAATTGTGCTGGCAGAGAAGCCTACTGCTTAGCTGACTGGATTGGATTGATCTTCAATGACTATGATGCTCAGGGGATCAACTTGCCGTCTGACTGGATCTCTCTGATCTATCTACTTTACTTACCCAGCAGCGGATCTTCCTTTATAACTTCCCTGTAAAGGTCcttgtttctttttatatagtcccactcgtccaaggaaaaatagatggaaacatgacgagtccttatggcaacctgtcacacacaatgttccagtcatcccccagccagagaaagggattatcatccactgttactaaacaataaggggccgctgtacccacctctccagtcagcagctggatgatgttggacatgagttccaggatcttcttgtcattcttgttattttccttctgtatgacggagccaggggcatgcagggcccccccatcatctgacttcttcctagggatgtagtgctaaatattgaaaggaagagagaatggtgtttgagctgcagagagaccccctttgtacagacagacagtctcttgtcagtgtgccagtcacagtgcccctcacctctccagtcagcagatagatcatctccagtgtcagattcaccattctctccttcttcccccgctcctcctcctcctcatttttatccttcttcttcttcttccccttcatccctgtgtcactcgcttcctcccacattcccattggctcctcgtgggagggactgacctggaagtgaccctggaattaagcacttacacatttctatacaggattATTCCCAGCAATATGCCCCAATAGAATTACAGGGGCCCAGCACCAACCCCTGTCCCACAGCAAtagcagcagcgacccccagtcccacagcagtagcagcagcgacCCCGCGTCccacagcagtagcagcagcgacccccagtcccacagcagcagcagcagcgacccccagtcccacagtagCAGTAGCAGCAGGAGTGACCCCAGTGTGAGACACACAGCCCATAGTAGAGGAGAGTGAGGGGTAAATGACAGAGGTGGGTGCCACACAAGGTAGGAATAAGGGAGGCAGCACATATGGGCTCAGTATATTGGGGTGGGGGGTCAGTACCTACCTGTGTAGAAGT
The Xenopus laevis strain J_2021 chromosome 9_10S, Xenopus_laevis_v10.1, whole genome shotgun sequence DNA segment above includes these coding regions:
- the LOC108704272 gene encoding gastrula zinc finger protein XlCGF26.1-like, which translates into the protein MSNIIQLLTGEVAIRTRHVSIYFSLDEWDYIKRNKDLYREVIKEDPLLDCEYEDKRDIPSDLGGTLCYNNEPSKTGTDGNITNHEISPAEQPPPANGIKEEMDSWDGGKQSDCSINPFTEQIQGTNTPTPIMGYSLNNSSADDIKEEVALWPEGNHSDFRIIIVSESIMETNTSAAMIRCNLNTSLSASCEGESQSDCSINPFTEQTQGTDNPTPNTGMYNCSECHKCFTTEADLLRHQETHMGANPFVCSLCKKSFVCHYDLIVHVRSHTGEKPFSCSVCGKCFSRRVNLTEHYTTHTGEKPYSCSDCGKCFTRRWNLSEHRKSHTGQKRFCCSVCGKGFSYHSQMKSHYRTHTGEKPCICSECGKSFTDHAGLRIHQKYHTGVKPFSCSECGKCFTRRSGLTAHLRIHTGEKPYTCTECGKCFTCRTDLARHLRIHTENKPFTCSQCEKSFASHSDLDRHHCLPKAEKPFACASDLNIHHRMHTVEKLFSCSECGKCYTRRPDLNLHLRIHTGEKPYTCTECGKGFRHRVDLKTHERIHTGEKPFSCSECGKCFTRRQDLTNHFRGHTGEKPFSCTECGKCFTRISHLNVHLRIHTGEKPYTCTECGKSFSRRDLLNAHFQLHKREKPLSDNKCT